The Ignavibacteria bacterium genome has a window encoding:
- the cybH gene encoding Ni/Fe-hydrogenase, b-type cytochrome subunit: protein MKESITREYVWQIPVRFYHWLNAFCIVALAVTGYMIGSPPAVQSSTEASFGYWFGTIRFVHFVAAFLFFFNFLFRIYWGFVGNKYSDWHNFIPTKKEQFNEMVDVLKVDILQTKGKPLESIGHNSLAGVTYFITFLVFLFQSATGFGMYAAMSDSWLPQLFTWIVPLMGGDFAVRQWHHVMMWFFIIFSMIHVYLVFYHDYVERRGVTSSMVGGWKFIDKHE, encoded by the coding sequence ATGAAAGAAAGTATTACTCGAGAATATGTCTGGCAGATTCCAGTTAGATTTTATCACTGGCTGAATGCTTTTTGTATTGTTGCACTTGCCGTTACTGGATATATGATTGGAAGTCCGCCGGCTGTACAAAGCAGTACAGAAGCCTCATTTGGCTATTGGTTCGGAACAATTCGATTTGTTCATTTTGTTGCAGCATTTCTCTTTTTCTTCAATTTTCTTTTCAGAATATATTGGGGATTTGTGGGAAATAAATATTCTGACTGGCACAATTTTATTCCTACAAAGAAGGAACAATTTAACGAGATGGTAGATGTTCTTAAAGTGGACATTCTCCAAACAAAAGGTAAACCTCTTGAATCAATAGGACATAACTCACTTGCTGGTGTGACCTATTTTATAACGTTCCTAGTTTTTCTTTTCCAATCAGCAACTGGTTTTGGAATGTATGCTGCAATGAGCGATTCATGGCTGCCGCAATTATTTACGTGGATTGTTCCTCTTATGGGAGGAGATTTTGCCGTGCGCCAATGGCATCATGTTATGATGTGGTTCTTCATCATCTTCTCAATGATTCATGTTTATCTTGTTTTCTATCATGACTACGTCGAAAGACGGGGAGTCACCTCATCAATGGTGGGGGGATGGAAATTTATAGATAAGCATGAATAA
- a CDS encoding hydrogenase maturation protease, whose product MNTNKILILGVGNVLMGDEGVGISSINELSKIELPENVEVLDGGTGGFHLLSYFENYSKIILIDAALDGKPAGEVAIIEPKFSKDFPKSLSAHDIGLKDLLESAQLLNSFPKIYLITISVAQFQNMGMELSKEVADSIPKVIHEVKVIIKKISESDH is encoded by the coding sequence ATGAATACCAATAAAATTTTAATTCTCGGTGTGGGAAATGTATTAATGGGAGATGAAGGAGTCGGAATTAGTTCAATTAATGAACTATCAAAAATTGAACTGCCTGAAAATGTTGAAGTACTCGATGGTGGGACTGGCGGATTTCACTTGCTTTCATATTTTGAAAACTATTCAAAAATTATTTTAATCGATGCCGCTTTAGATGGTAAACCTGCAGGTGAAGTTGCTATCATCGAACCAAAATTTTCCAAAGATTTTCCCAAGTCACTGAGTGCACATGATATTGGTTTGAAAGATCTTCTCGAATCTGCACAGTTGCTCAATTCCTTTCCAAAAATTTACTTGATTACAATTTCGGTAGCTCAGTTCCAAAATATGGGGATGGAATTATCGAAGGAAGTGGCGGATTCCATCCCGAAAGTAATTCATGAGGTAAAGGTAATAATTAAGAAAATATCTGAATCCGATCATTGA
- a CDS encoding ATP-grasp domain-containing protein codes for MNYIHLSPHFPPNYSLFSVRLREHGVNVLGLGDESFENLDTQLRSSLTDYYKVDDLHNYDQLMRGVGYFINKYGKIDGIDSHIEYWLETEAELRDDFNIDGIRSDEFNYLSRKSSMKKIFLDCGLPVAQGKVIHSQKEAEEFISEVGYPVVVKPDKGVGAIDTFKLETRFDLENFFKFKPPGDFIFEEFIEGKIVSFDGIVDSDSRPIFFTSHQYSSGVMEIVNDDTNVYYFSFREIPEDLINAGKKILKYIKLRKRFFHLEFFRTKEEKLIPLEINLRPPGGLTTDMFNYACDVDIYKEWATVITQNSLTYSFSRKYHVTFIGRKYNRIFMHSHDQILHRFSNKIVYHGEMPVAFSRAMGNYAYIVRSPELEEVLDMTRFILE; via the coding sequence ATGAATTATATACACTTATCCCCGCATTTCCCGCCGAATTATAGTCTTTTCAGTGTTCGCTTGAGAGAACACGGAGTTAATGTACTCGGGCTCGGCGATGAATCTTTTGAAAATCTAGATACTCAATTAAGATCATCTCTGACTGATTATTACAAGGTGGATGATTTACACAATTATGATCAACTCATGAGAGGGGTTGGATATTTTATTAACAAATATGGGAAGATCGACGGAATCGATTCTCATATTGAGTATTGGCTTGAGACAGAAGCTGAACTTAGAGATGATTTTAATATAGATGGGATTCGGTCAGACGAGTTCAATTATTTGAGCAGAAAGTCTTCAATGAAAAAAATTTTCTTGGATTGTGGACTTCCGGTTGCTCAGGGTAAAGTCATCCACTCTCAAAAGGAAGCCGAGGAATTTATTAGTGAAGTCGGTTATCCTGTCGTTGTAAAACCAGACAAAGGTGTAGGTGCAATCGATACATTCAAATTAGAAACAAGGTTCGATTTAGAAAATTTTTTCAAGTTCAAGCCGCCTGGAGATTTCATTTTTGAGGAATTCATTGAAGGCAAAATTGTTTCCTTTGATGGGATAGTCGATTCCGACAGCCGCCCAATATTTTTCACTTCGCATCAATATTCGAGCGGTGTTATGGAAATTGTAAATGATGATACTAACGTTTACTATTTTTCTTTTCGAGAAATACCCGAAGATTTGATTAATGCCGGAAAAAAGATTTTAAAGTACATCAAACTGCGGAAACGGTTTTTCCATCTGGAATTTTTTCGAACGAAAGAAGAGAAATTAATTCCACTGGAAATAAATCTCCGTCCACCGGGAGGATTAACTACGGACATGTTTAATTATGCATGCGATGTTGACATCTACAAGGAGTGGGCTACTGTAATCACTCAAAATTCGCTCACTTACTCATTTAGCAGGAAATATCACGTTACATTTATCGGGAGGAAATACAATAGAATATTCATGCACTCGCATGATCAAATTCTTCATAGGTTCAGTAATAAAATAGTTTATCATGGTGAGATGCCCGTAGCATTCAGCCGTGCAATGGGAAATTATGCATACATCGTAAGGTCGCCAGAACTTGAAGAAGTGCTTGATATGACTAGATTTATTCTCGAATAA
- a CDS encoding DUF1015 domain-containing protein yields the protein MAVIKPFRALRPTKEKAHLVASVPYDVVSRDEAMELASGNEFSLLRITRAEIDFDPSTNQYSKEIYQKAKANLDEIRKKAPLIKDDSQKFYLYRLVMGEQKQIGIAATFSVDDYDNDVILKHEKTRREKEDDRTNHILTTEAQTGPVFLTYKDRVKIDDAVSKIILTEPEYDFTAVDDVQHTIWIVPEGYNELIISEIKSTDKIYIADGHHRAASASRARTWRKENNPNHNGTEDYNFFIGVLFPAEQLKILPYNRIVFDLNGLSESDFLNKVEENFVLSETSSPSPDDAGNIGMYLNKKWYNLQPNENVKRTSNVGDNLDVSILQNYLLEPILGIDDPRTNKRVDFIGGIRGTTELEKLVDSGKAAAAFSMFPVSVKDLMRISDAGEIMPPKSTWFEPKLRDGLLIHLI from the coding sequence ATGGCAGTAATAAAACCTTTCAGAGCATTAAGACCAACAAAAGAGAAAGCACATCTTGTTGCAAGTGTTCCGTACGATGTTGTGAGCAGAGATGAAGCAATGGAATTAGCTAGTGGAAATGAGTTTTCTTTACTTAGAATAACACGAGCTGAAATAGATTTTGATCCGTCAACTAATCAGTATTCAAAAGAAATTTATCAAAAGGCGAAAGCTAATTTGGATGAAATCAGGAAAAAAGCTCCTTTGATTAAAGATGATTCTCAAAAATTCTATCTTTATAGATTAGTAATGGGAGAGCAAAAACAGATCGGTATTGCAGCTACTTTCTCAGTTGACGATTACGACAATGACGTAATATTAAAACATGAAAAAACCCGCCGCGAAAAAGAGGATGACCGAACAAATCATATTTTAACTACTGAAGCACAAACAGGTCCAGTATTCTTGACATATAAAGACCGTGTTAAAATTGACGATGCGGTATCGAAAATAATTTTAACTGAACCAGAATATGATTTTACGGCTGTCGATGATGTTCAGCACACAATTTGGATTGTACCTGAAGGTTATAATGAATTGATAATTAGTGAAATAAAATCAACCGATAAAATTTACATTGCTGACGGTCATCATCGTGCTGCGAGTGCAAGCCGGGCTCGTACTTGGAGAAAAGAAAATAATCCCAATCATAATGGAACAGAAGATTACAACTTTTTTATCGGAGTGTTATTCCCAGCAGAACAGCTGAAAATCCTACCTTACAATAGGATTGTGTTTGACTTAAACGGACTAAGTGAATCCGATTTTCTTAATAAGGTAGAAGAAAATTTCGTTTTGAGTGAAACATCATCTCCTTCACCAGATGATGCTGGAAATATTGGAATGTATCTCAACAAAAAATGGTACAATCTTCAACCAAATGAGAACGTGAAGCGAACATCAAATGTCGGAGATAATCTCGATGTCAGCATTCTTCAAAATTATCTTCTTGAACCGATTTTGGGAATTGACGATCCAAGAACGAATAAACGAGTGGATTTTATCGGAGGAATTCGAGGAACAACAGAATTAGAAAAATTAGTTGATTCAGGAAAAGCTGCTGCAGCATTTTCTATGTTTCCGGTTTCGGTAAAAGATTTAATGAGAATTTCGGACGCAGGAGAGATAATGCCTCCTAAATCAACATGGTTTGAGCCAAAACTAAGAGATGGACTTTTAATACATTTAATTTAA
- the serC gene encoding 3-phosphoserine/phosphohydroxythreonine transaminase, producing the protein MTKRVYNLNPGPAILPEPVLEEMKENLVSLPGVGMSVLEISHRSSTFENMLNGAIEDMRKLANIPANYHILFVGGGASTQFSMIPMNFMPLKNKADYIVTGAWSKKAVKEAKRIGTVNISATTESENFKRIPKQEEMKFDPEASYVHFTSNNTIFGTQFFTEPIVGDVPLICDASSDIFSRAVDFSKYAAVYAGAQKNLGPAGVTLVIIRDDMMARCSDSLHTMLNYKTHVENNSLYNTPPVFGIYVISLVLKWLLKNGGIDAMAKLNDEKAKLLYDCIDNSSGYFTGHAEKESRSKMNIPFRLPSEELEKKFVKESADSGFAGLKGHRSVGGLRASIYNAFPLQGVKDLVDFMKEFQKKNS; encoded by the coding sequence ATGACAAAAAGAGTATATAATTTGAATCCAGGCCCAGCGATTCTGCCAGAACCAGTATTGGAAGAAATGAAAGAAAATCTTGTTTCACTTCCAGGTGTCGGAATGTCTGTACTTGAAATCAGCCACAGATCATCCACATTTGAAAACATGCTGAACGGTGCTATTGAAGACATGCGGAAACTCGCAAACATTCCTGCGAACTATCACATCCTTTTCGTTGGTGGTGGCGCAAGTACGCAATTTTCAATGATACCGATGAACTTTATGCCGCTGAAAAACAAAGCCGACTATATCGTTACTGGTGCGTGGTCAAAAAAAGCCGTGAAAGAAGCTAAGCGCATTGGAACGGTGAATATTTCAGCAACAACAGAATCAGAAAACTTCAAACGAATTCCGAAACAGGAAGAAATGAAATTCGATCCAGAAGCTTCGTATGTTCATTTCACATCGAACAATACAATATTCGGCACTCAGTTTTTCACTGAACCAATAGTCGGAGATGTACCATTGATCTGTGATGCAAGTTCGGATATATTTTCTCGAGCAGTTGATTTTTCAAAGTATGCAGCGGTTTATGCAGGGGCTCAAAAAAACTTAGGCCCTGCGGGAGTAACGTTGGTAATTATTCGAGATGATATGATGGCTCGTTGCTCAGATTCACTTCACACCATGTTGAATTATAAAACTCATGTTGAGAATAACTCACTTTATAATACCCCACCGGTATTTGGCATTTATGTAATAAGTTTAGTATTGAAATGGCTTCTTAAAAATGGTGGAATCGATGCGATGGCAAAACTGAATGATGAGAAAGCAAAATTATTGTATGATTGTATTGACAATTCAAGCGGATATTTTACAGGACATGCTGAAAAAGAGAGCCGCTCTAAAATGAATATTCCATTCAGACTTCCATCAGAAGAGCTTGAGAAAAAATTTGTGAAAGAATCTGCAGATTCAGGTTTTGCTGGATTAAAAGGACACAGATCTGTTGGCGGATTGCGTGCTTCGATTTATAATGCATTTCCACTGCAGGGAGTAAAAGACTTAGTAGATTTCATGAAAGAATTCCAGAAAAAGAATTCTTAA
- a CDS encoding T9SS type A sorting domain-containing protein — protein sequence MKITWFSLVIFFTANTICVSQYFWSNPSIQNNNLFDVHIYNSNTIFACGELGTLLKSTNNGSAWQITHRLQNIYTDFKSITFTDQYNGWIVGDNGEIVRTFDGGYNWSCQSSPTNKNLRKVFALRWDRAWAVGESGSILYASNGYSFSSQTSNTIRDLNSIFFIDDQKGFAVGDSGVMLRTFNAGSNWSAFPLSQVKKNIYDIFFPSALRGYAVGDSGLILKTTNGGLSWDIIANTISVSNFRAVYFKDENRGWIVGNESRLFFTTDGGNTWTFQNSPTWRTLFGVHFISNQEGFAVGDWGTILKTTNSGTSWTQLNQGNDEYLNKSWFINENVGWIAGDRGVLLKTTNGGFSWTKVPTWNRWNQPMTADINAIQFLDANNGFAVGDSGYFSYTTNGGNEWYFYHYDALNKMDDLFSLHFFDSYNGWVVGGYWSQPVFLKTTDRGQSWHIWRPSDAYNAAVPLHVNMLNYSRGWASGRTGVLRYTVNGGYDWQYYDPNILGFGDWLNWIHFIDYNTGWTCGKSGKIFKTTNAGITWFEQYSGTDKELLSIVFADENFGMLCGAEGTILRTTDGGNSWASLPKMTNGRLESIFKASSLIWYVTGDRGLIFKTTNAGTTFVELDDPIPQVLELKQNYPNPFNSTTTIEFVLNKTTDIELGLFNAIGRKVITISQGRLSSGTHVVSFDTKHQNLNLSSGVYFIRLNAGNIQKTIKTIYLK from the coding sequence ATGAAAATTACCTGGTTTAGTCTTGTAATATTTTTCACTGCAAACACTATTTGTGTTTCCCAGTATTTTTGGAGTAATCCGTCGATTCAAAATAATAATCTTTTTGACGTACACATTTACAACTCCAACACTATATTTGCATGCGGTGAACTTGGAACTTTGTTAAAATCAACCAATAACGGTTCCGCGTGGCAAATTACTCACCGGCTTCAGAACATTTATACGGATTTTAAGTCAATTACTTTTACAGATCAATATAACGGATGGATTGTTGGTGATAACGGTGAAATTGTTCGGACATTTGACGGGGGATATAATTGGTCTTGTCAGTCCTCTCCCACTAACAAAAATTTAAGAAAAGTCTTTGCTCTCCGCTGGGATAGAGCTTGGGCGGTGGGTGAATCAGGTTCAATACTTTATGCATCGAATGGTTACAGTTTCTCTTCGCAGACTTCAAATACAATTAGAGATTTAAACTCAATATTTTTCATTGATGATCAAAAAGGATTTGCCGTTGGTGACAGCGGCGTAATGCTTCGCACGTTCAATGCTGGCAGTAATTGGTCGGCATTTCCACTTTCACAAGTAAAGAAAAATATTTACGATATATTCTTCCCATCGGCGTTGCGTGGATATGCTGTTGGAGATTCAGGATTGATTTTAAAAACTACAAACGGCGGTTTGAGCTGGGATATTATTGCAAATACAATCTCGGTATCAAATTTTCGTGCCGTTTATTTCAAAGACGAGAATAGAGGTTGGATTGTTGGAAATGAATCGCGGCTCTTTTTCACAACGGATGGAGGAAATACCTGGACTTTTCAAAACAGTCCGACATGGAGAACTTTATTTGGTGTCCATTTCATCTCTAACCAGGAAGGTTTTGCAGTGGGAGATTGGGGAACAATTTTGAAGACAACCAATTCCGGAACTTCATGGACACAATTGAATCAGGGCAATGATGAATATTTGAACAAAAGCTGGTTCATAAATGAAAATGTCGGATGGATTGCCGGCGATAGAGGAGTATTGTTAAAAACAACGAATGGAGGATTCAGCTGGACAAAAGTTCCGACATGGAACAGATGGAATCAACCTATGACTGCTGACATAAATGCAATCCAATTTCTTGATGCGAACAATGGTTTTGCTGTCGGCGATTCAGGATATTTTTCATACACAACAAACGGTGGAAATGAATGGTACTTTTATCACTATGATGCATTGAATAAAATGGATGATTTGTTTAGTCTGCATTTCTTTGATTCGTACAATGGCTGGGTGGTTGGAGGATATTGGAGCCAGCCTGTATTTCTGAAAACTACGGATCGCGGACAAAGCTGGCACATTTGGCGTCCGTCGGATGCCTATAATGCAGCAGTACCATTGCATGTGAATATGCTGAATTATTCCAGAGGTTGGGCTTCGGGAAGAACTGGCGTGTTAAGATATACAGTAAATGGAGGATACGATTGGCAGTACTATGACCCGAATATTCTCGGTTTCGGAGATTGGCTGAATTGGATTCACTTCATCGATTATAACACTGGATGGACTTGCGGTAAGTCTGGAAAGATTTTTAAAACTACCAATGCTGGTATAACATGGTTTGAACAATATTCCGGAACTGACAAAGAGCTTCTTTCTATTGTTTTTGCTGACGAAAATTTTGGTATGCTCTGTGGAGCAGAAGGTACGATTCTAAGAACAACTGATGGCGGAAATTCCTGGGCAAGTCTTCCAAAGATGACTAACGGAAGATTAGAATCTATATTCAAAGCAAGCTCCCTGATTTGGTATGTTACTGGCGATAGAGGATTAATATTCAAAACTACTAATGCAGGAACCACATTCGTTGAATTGGATGATCCCATACCTCAGGTTCTTGAACTTAAACAAAATTACCCAAATCCATTTAATAGCACTACGACTATTGAATTTGTATTGAATAAAACAACAGACATTGAATTGGGCTTATTCAACGCAATCGGAAGGAAGGTGATTACAATATCACAGGGGAGACTTTCATCAGGAACTCATGTTGTAAGCTTTGATACGAAACATCAGAATCTAAATCTCTCATCTGGAGTTTACTTTATTAGACTTAATGCTGGGAACATTCAAAAAACGATCAAGACCATTTACTTAAAGTAA
- a CDS encoding T9SS type A sorting domain-containing protein — protein MLALIYLLRFKLKIGINFFVLFIIIFSSLNVSAQWNQEFQINNFDSSRVAGWVPFKKLGDKWEYRFYTLDTTKFEVYSSHYGGTVQYSYSFTAEEKAAGNLLYSVGVDLTGDNLVEFYVLGYIGTTSIRQTVKIINITSKVTLFALNEPNFSFTAPTIYDIDNDGILEAVFARFAYPYTGAYGYVIYNTGISTSVAGDIEPIKFDLKQNYPNPFNPKTNIEFTLDRSAMTRLEILDSNGQRIDVLLNSNLPAGKHNIIWKGENPSGRRLASGVYFYRLTVDGFEQNKKMLLLK, from the coding sequence TTGCTCGCACTAATTTATTTATTGAGGTTTAAATTGAAAATTGGAATTAACTTTTTTGTACTTTTTATTATTATTTTTTCATCTTTAAATGTCTCCGCTCAGTGGAACCAGGAATTCCAAATTAATAATTTTGATTCAAGTAGAGTAGCAGGCTGGGTACCATTTAAAAAGCTTGGGGATAAATGGGAATATCGATTTTATACTTTAGACACAACGAAATTCGAAGTTTACAGCTCGCACTACGGCGGGACGGTTCAATATTCCTACAGTTTTACTGCTGAAGAGAAAGCAGCAGGAAATCTTCTTTATTCTGTTGGAGTAGATTTAACCGGAGATAACTTAGTTGAATTTTATGTTCTTGGATATATTGGAACAACATCGATTCGTCAGACAGTTAAAATTATTAATATAACTTCCAAGGTAACTCTCTTTGCTCTGAACGAACCGAATTTTTCTTTTACTGCTCCAACAATTTATGACATAGATAATGATGGTATCTTGGAAGCTGTTTTTGCGAGATTTGCCTACCCTTATACTGGCGCTTATGGTTATGTGATTTATAACACAGGAATTTCCACATCTGTTGCTGGAGACATCGAACCAATAAAATTCGATTTGAAACAGAATTATCCGAATCCATTTAATCCGAAGACAAATATTGAATTCACGCTCGACAGATCAGCAATGACACGACTCGAAATTCTTGATTCGAATGGTCAGAGGATAGATGTTCTGTTGAATTCAAACTTACCCGCTGGAAAGCACAACATTATTTGGAAGGGTGAAAATCCCAGTGGCAGAAGATTAGCAAGCGGAGTTTATTTCTATCGCCTTACAGTGGATGGCTTCGAACAAAATAAAAAGATGCTTCTTCTGAAATAA
- a CDS encoding class I SAM-dependent methyltransferase: MPNPWLNIPFDDYEAHMSSPEIEQLQTLNKIFKDTCDKYKPESIAILGCCTGNGFEHIDTTITKRVIGIDINPKYLSIVKERYAELIPNLELIELDISKSELPFQRIDLVFGSLIFEYVNVEKALGSIKKVLNPNGKLVVCLQMESESCGVATPSPYKSLEKLSDVLKLINPAEFMEITRKHGLREIENYELPIKQGKKFFISTSVF; encoded by the coding sequence ATGCCTAATCCTTGGCTGAATATTCCATTTGATGACTACGAAGCTCACATGTCTTCTCCGGAGATTGAACAGCTTCAAACATTGAATAAGATATTTAAAGATACGTGCGACAAATACAAACCGGAATCGATTGCGATTTTGGGCTGCTGTACGGGAAACGGTTTTGAACACATCGATACGACTATCACGAAAAGAGTAATCGGGATAGATATTAATCCAAAATATCTTTCGATTGTAAAAGAGAGATATGCGGAATTGATCCCAAATCTCGAACTAATTGAATTGGATATCTCAAAAAGTGAATTACCTTTCCAAAGGATTGATTTAGTTTTTGGCTCATTAATTTTTGAGTACGTTAATGTTGAGAAAGCTTTGGGCAGCATAAAAAAGGTTTTAAATCCGAATGGAAAACTCGTGGTTTGTCTTCAAATGGAAAGTGAATCTTGTGGTGTTGCTACCCCTTCTCCTTACAAAAGTTTGGAAAAATTATCTGATGTTTTGAAGTTAATCAACCCCGCTGAGTTTATGGAAATAACTCGCAAGCATGGACTTCGAGAAATTGAAAATTATGAATTACCGATCAAGCAAGGTAAAAAGTTTTTTATCTCAACCAGTGTTTTCTAA